A single window of Triplophysa rosa linkage group LG2, Trosa_1v2, whole genome shotgun sequence DNA harbors:
- the gusb gene encoding beta-glucuronidase — MSASGSKRGAIIALLAAVCGVCQALFPRESPSREVKDVSGLWSFRADLSPDRNRGFEHEWFKSPLAETGPVIDMPVPSSYNDITQDARIRDFIGWVWYEREEWVPDRWIQDQGARIVLRVGSAHYYAVLWINGVKMTEHGGGHLPFEADISSVLRQSSSNPIRITIAVNNTLTLQTLPPGSIQYMTDRTRYPAGYFVQNTNFDFFNYAGIHRSVLLYTTPQVYVDDITVETSFSDNVGLVSYNVSVLGSFKSAVKVTLSAKDGRCVATASGSRGVLKVTDVNLWWPYLMHENPAYLYSMEVQVTAEDGRTDFYTLSVGIRTVKVTITQFLINNKPFYFHGVNKHEDADIRGKGFDWPLLVKDVNLMKWLGANSFRTSHYPYAEEVLQMADRHGIVVIDECPGVGIKDIRSFGNVSLAHHLTVMKELVRRDKNHPSVVMWSVANEPAAEMQPAEFYFKELVSYTKSLDSTRPVTYITDSNYARDRGAPYVDVICVNSYFSWYHDPGHTEVISIQLNTQFDNWYGKYQKPIIQSEYGADAVSGLHSDPPMMFTEEYQKTVLQNYHDVFDQKRKEFVIGELIWNFADFMTAQNIMRVVGNKKGIFTRQRQPKAAAFLLRERYWRIANETGVLPTWTRYPCP, encoded by the exons ATGAGCGCATCGGGATCAAAGCGCGGCGCGATCATCGCGCTGCTGGCCGCGGTGTGCGGCGTTTGCCAAGCGCTGTTTCCCCGGGAATCTCCCAGCAGAGAAGTGAAAGATGTGAGCGGGCTCTGGAGCTTCAGAGCGGATCTCTCTCCGGACCGCAACCGCGGCTTCGAGCACGAGTGGTTCAAGAGTCCACTGGCCGAG ACAGGTCCTGTGATTGACATGCCTGTACCCTCCAGCTACAATGACATCACACAAGATGCCAGAATCCGGGATTTTATTGGCTGGGTGTGGTACGAGAGGGAAGAGTGGGTGCCCGACCGCTGGATCCAGGATCAGGGGGCACGGATCGTGCTTCGAGTGGGAAGCGCACACTATTACGCTGTGCTT TGGATAAACGGGGTCAAGATGACAGAACACGGGGGCGGTCACCTCCCCTTCGAGGCCGACATCAGCAGCGTTCTCCGGCAGTCTTCCTCGAACCCGATCCGGATCACCATCGCCGTGAACAACACTTTGACTCTACAGACTCTACCACCAGGAAGCATCCAGTACATGACCGACCGTACCAG ATATCCTGCTGGCTACTTTGTTCAAAACACTAATTTTGATTTCTTCAACTACGCTGGAATACACCGATCCGTCCTGCTTTACACCACACCGCAGGTTTATGTCGATGACATCACCGTGGAGACGTCATTCTCTGATAACGTCG ggcTGGTCAGTTATAATGTCTCGGTGCTGGGAAGTTTTAAGTCTGCTGTGAAAGTGACGCTGTCCGCCAAAGACGGACGATGTGTGGCAACAGCCAGCGGGAGCAGAGGAGTTCTCAAAGTCACGGATGTCAATCTCTGGTGGCCGTATCTGATGCACGAAAACCCCGCTTATCTGTATTCAATGGAG gTTCAGGTTACAGCTGAGGACGGACGGACAGATTTTTACACTCTTTCAGTGGGGATTCGCACCGTAAAAGTCACCATCACACAGTTTCTTATCAACAACAAGCCGTTTTACTTTCACGGAGTCAATAAACACGAAGACGCAGAT ATTCGGGGGAAAGGGTTTGACTGGCCTCTGCTGGTGAAGGACGTGAATCTGATGAAGTGGTTGGGAGCAAACTCGTTCCGCACCAGTCACTACCCATACGCTGAAGAGGTCCTGCAGATGGCCGACCGTCACGGCATCGTGGTTATCGATGAATGTCCTGGAGTCGGTATCAAAGACAT ACGCAGTTTCGGGAACGTTTCTCTGGCTCATCACCTGACGGTCATGAAGGAGCTGGTCAGACGTGATAAGAATCATCCCTCTGTGGTCATGTGGTCTGTGGCCAATGAGCCGGCGGCTGAAATGCAACCCGCTGAATTTTATTTCAA gGAGCTTGTGTCTTACACTAAATCTTTGGACTCGACTCGACCCGTGACCTACATCACCGACAGCAACTACGCCAGAGATAGAGGG GCCCCGTACGTGGACGTTATCTGTGTGAACAGCTACTTCTCGTGGTATCATGACCCCGGTCACACAGAGGTCATCAGCATCCAGCTTAACACTCAGTTTGATAACTGGTATGGAAAATACCAGAAACCCATAATACAGAGCGAGTACGGAGCAGACGCCGTGTCTGGCCTGCATAGC GATCCGCCCATGATGTTTACAGAGGAATATCAGAAAACAGTCCTGCAGAACTACCATGACGTGTTCGACCAGAAGAGGAAAGAGTTTGTGATTGGAGAACTCATCTGGAACTTCGCTGACTTCATGACGGCTCAGA ACATTATGCGGGTGGTTGGGAATAAGAAGGGAATCTTCACCCGTCAGCGGCAGCCCAAAGCCGCAGCTTTTCTCCTGAGAGAGCGTTACTGGAGGATCGCCAATGAGACGGGTGTGTTGCCCACCTGGACCAGATACCCCTGCCCGTGA
- the dhx33 gene encoding ATP-dependent RNA helicase DHX33, translating to MPQDSDPPPAKRFKPGSPFFRLDKKPGMLLPRAGHAPISVDAQRRQLPIYQAKSQLINQLRQLHSAVIIGETGSGKTTQIPQYLYESGIGRQGIIAVTQPRRVAAISLSGRVAEEKKVQLGKMVGYTVRFEDVTSSETKLKFMTDGMLLREAIGDPLLLRYTVVILDEAHERTVHTDVLFGVVKCAQRKRAEQNKVPLKVLVMSATMDVDLFSQYFNKSPVLYLEGRQHPIQIYYTKQPQSDYLQAALVSVFQIHQEAPPSHDILVFLTGQEEIEALARTCRDIAKHLPDTCRPMTVIPLYASLPQAQQFRVFQPAPKGSRKVILSTNIAETSITISGIKYIIDTGMVKAKRFNPDSGLEVLAVQRVSKAQAWQRAGRAGREDAGSCYRLYTEEEFDHFANMTVPEIQRCNLASVVLQLLALGVSDVLNFDFMSKPSPESMRTAVEQLSILGAVDRKDEQVLLTPLGKKMASFPLEPRFSKTLLISPDFSCTEEILTIISLLSVDSVLYNPPARRDDVLAVRKKFISSEGDHMTLLNIYRAFKKVSGNKEWCRENFVNSRNMGLVSEVRGQLRDICIKMNMKLESSQSDLANVRRCLAHGLFMNAAQLQLDGSYVALDTQQAVAIHPSSVLFQAKPAYVVFNELLHTSRCYMRDLCLVDADWLQEAAPEYFRRKLRATKS from the exons ATGCCCCAAGACTCCGATCCTCCTCCGGCCAAGAGATTCAAGCCGGGGTCTCCCTTCTTCCGCCTCGACAAGAAGCCCGGCATGCTTCTGCCCCGAGCTGGTCATGCGCCGATCAGCGTGGACGCGCAGAGAAGACAGCTGCCCATATACCAGGCGAAATCACAACTGATCAATCAACTCAGACAGCTGCATAGTGCCGTGATAATAG GTGAGACCGGGTCAGGTAAAACCACACAGATACCGCAGTATCTGTATGAGTCTGGCATCGGACGACAGGGTATCATTGCAGTAACACAACCCCGCCGAGTGGCTGCCATCTCTCTTTCTGGTCGAGTGGCAGAAGAAAAGAAAGTTCAGCTGGGGAAAATG GTGGGCTACACAGTGAGGTTCGAAGATGTCACGTCGTCTGAGACCAAGCTGAAGTTTATGACAGATGGGATGTTGTTAAGAGAAGCTATAGGTGATCCATTATTACTGCGGTACACTGTGGTGATTCTGGATGAAGCTCACGAGCGGACCGTGCACACGGACGTTCTGTTCGGTGTGGTGAAATGTGCCCAGCGCAAACGTGCGGAGCAGAACAAAGTACCTCTGAAG GTTTTAGTGATGTCAGCCACCATGGATGTGGACCTGTTCTCTCAGTACTTCAATAAATCACCTGTACTGTATCTGGAGGGCCGACAGCATCCCATTCAGATCTACTACACCAAACAGCCTCAGTCCGACTATCTGCAAGCAGCGCTGGTGTCTGTTTTTCAGATTCATCAG GAAGCTCCGCCTTCCCATGACATCCTGGTGTTTCTGACGGGGCAGGAGGAGATCGAAGCGCTGGCACGCACCTGTCGAGACATCGCCAAACACCTGCCCGATACCTGCAGACCGATGACAGTCATTCCTCTCTATGCTTCTCTGCCTCAAGCTCAACAGTTCAGGGTCTTTCAGCCCGCGCCGAAG GGTTCAAGAAAAGTTATTCTGTCAACAAATATAGCAGAGACCTCCATCACCATCTCTGGCATCAAATACATCATTGACACTGGGATGGTGAAAGCCAAGCGCTTCAATCCAG ACAGCGGTTTGGAGGTCCTGGCCGTGCAGCGGGTGTCTAAAGCGCAGGCGTGGCAGCGTGCGGGTCGCGCCGGAAGAGAGGACGCTGGGTCCTGTTACCGCCTTTACACTGAAGAGGAGTTCGACCACTTTGCAAACATGACCGTGCCTGAGATACAGAG GTGCAATTTGGCCAGCGTCGTACTGCAACTTTTGGCTTTAGGAGTTTCTGATGTCTTGAATTTTGACTTCATGTCTAAGCCATCACCAG AATCAATGCGGACGGCCGTGGAGCAGCTCAGCATCCTGGGGGCCGTCGACAGAAAAGATGAGCAGGTGTTATTAACCCCTCTGGGCAAAAAAATGGCCTCCTTTCCTCTAGAGCCCCGCTTCTCTAAA ACGCTCCTGATCTCTCCTGACTTCAGCTGCACCGAAGAGATTCTGACCATCatctctctgctctctgtggACTCGGTTCTTTACAATCCACCGGCTCGCAGGGACGACGTCCTCGCCGTGCGCAAGAAATTCATCTCCAGTGAGGGTGACCACATGACCCTTCTCAACATCTACAGGGCTTTCAAGAAAGTCAGCGGCAACAAG GAGTGGTGTCGAGAGAACTTTGTCAACAGTAGGAACATGGGACTCGTGTCTGAAGTTCGTGGCCAGCTCAGAGATATCTGCATCAAG ATGAACATGAAGCTGGAATCGTCGCAGTCagacctggcgaatgtccgtcGCTGTCTGGCTCACGGTTTGTTCATGAATGCTGCGCAGCTGCAGCTGGACGGCAGTTACGTCGCTCTGGACACACAGCAGGCCGTGGCCATCCATCCGTCCTCCGTCCTGTTCCAGGCCAAACCAGCATACGTTGTGTTTAATGAGCTCCTGCACACGTCCCGCTGTTACATGAGGGATCTGTGCCTGGTGGATGCCGATTGGCTGCAGGAAGCCGCGCCGGAGTATTTCCGCCGGAAGCTTCGCGCCACCAAGAGTTAA
- the vkorc1l1 gene encoding vitamin K epoxide reductase complex subunit 1-like protein 1 — protein sequence MTRPDAFPRRPPSAVPAARPTVEPGEAARARAKAGEKMAAPVLRVSTPRWERIVRLLVCLLGILLSMYAFHVEREKSLDASYRAACDVSSWVSCSKVFTSRWGRGFGLLGSIFGNDSAVNQPNSVYGILFYVFQMLLGLTASAMAALILMTTSIASVIGSVYLGYILYFVLKDFCIICVTTYVLNFILFVLNYKRLVYLNEAWKQQLQAKRD from the exons ATGACACGTCCCGACGCTTTTCCACGTCGCCCGCCCAGCGCTGTTCCCGCCGCGCGCCCAACGGTCGAGCCTGGGGAGGCTGCGCGCGCTCGTGCAAAGGCCGGGGAAAAAATGGCGGCGCCCGTCTTGCGAGTGTCCACCCCTCGCTGGGAGAGGATAGTCCGGCTGCTCGTGTGTCTTTTAGGAATTCTGCTATCCATGTACGCGTTCCATGTGGAGAGAGAAAAATCTTTAGACGCTAGTTACCGCGCCGCGTGTGACGTGAGCAGCTGGGTTAGCTGCTCCAAAGTCTTCACGTCCAG ATGGGGTCGTGGATTTGGACTGTTGGGAAGCATCTTTGGGAACGACAGCGCAGTAAACCAGCCAAACAGTGTCTATGGAATATTATTCTATGTCTTTCAAATGTTACTGG gtttgACGGCCAGCGCTATGGCCGCTTTGATTTTGATGACCACATCCATCGCATCAGTAATAGGCTCCGTCTACCTGGGCTACATTCTTTACTTCGTCCTGAAGGACTTCTGCATCATCTGTGTGACCACATACGTACTGAACTTCATCCTGTTTGTGCTGAACTACAAGCGACTGGTTTACTTGAACGAAGCCTGGAAACAACAGCTTCAAGCCAAGAGGGACTAG